A portion of the Lolium rigidum isolate FL_2022 chromosome 1, APGP_CSIRO_Lrig_0.1, whole genome shotgun sequence genome contains these proteins:
- the LOC124683591 gene encoding 30S ribosomal protein S31, chloroplastic-like, which translates to MALLAVQGMAVSTAAFPYHHHGAVSSSSFGLSATVSLSRSRTSLAATAVSAPLTPVLDVYCGRGDRKTKRGKRFSHSYGNARPRNKKKGTGPPRLFAPPAPPRKDQFEDGEIIAIEIDEDIMERME; encoded by the exons ATGGCGCTGCTCGCCGTCCAGGGCatggccgtctccaccgccgccttCCCCTACCACCACCACGGCGCcgtatcctcctcctccttcgggcTCTCAGCCACCGTATCACTCTCCCGCTCCCGCACAagcctcgccgccaccgccgtctcGGCCCCTCTCACCCCAGTTCTTGATG TCTACTGTGGAAGAGGGGACAGAAAGACAAAGAGAGGCAAAAGGTTCAGCCACTCATATGGGAAT GCACGTCCCCGTAACAAGAAGAAGGGAACAGGCCCACCACGGCTGTTCGCCCCGCCAGCGCCTCCCAGGAAGGACCAGTTCGAAGACGGGGAGATCATCGCAATCGAGATTGATGAAGACATCATGGAAAGGATGGAATAG
- the LOC124683590 gene encoding uncharacterized protein LOC124683590, with translation MARDIRAGHEPTDDSASGGAALVLWDCGSSLYDSYELTAFKRQLDAAVLACRSISMPHLPAAATTPAAGGRKRRAGRLPALLRRFFSKVLVRLRLPASVRGTRHHGRYRGYDGYGHGDYSATGSPWSGALTSIPEESGDSPETGLSPPIVAGPSALRRVQSERFIGSKTASTMVPFDVVL, from the coding sequence ATGGCGAGGGACATCCGGGCTGGTCACGAGCCGACAGATGACAGTGCTAGTGGTGGCGCCGCGCTCGTGCTGTGGGACTGCGGCAGCTCGCTCTACGACTCCTACGAGCTCACCGCCTTCAAGCGCCAGCTCGACGCCGCCGTGCTCGCCTGCCGCTCGATCTCCATGCCtcacctccccgccgccgccaccacgccggCAGCTGGCGGCAGGAAGAGGCGCGCGGGGAGGCTACCGGCTCTGCTCCGGAGGTTCTTCTCCAAGGTGCTCGTCCGTCTTCGGCTCCCGGCCTCGGTGCGTGGCACAAGACATCACGGCCGGTACCGGGGGTACGACGGATACGGCCACGGCGACTATAGCGCCACGGGTTCGCCGTGGTCCGGCGCGCTGACCTCCATCCCGGAGGAGAGCGGCGACAGCCCGGAGACCGGGTTGTCGCCTCCGATCGTCGCCGGTCCGAGCGCGCTGCGCAGGGTTCAGTCGGAGCGGTTCATCGGCAGCAAGACGGCGTCCACCATGGTTCCATTCGACGTCGTCTTGTAG